A stretch of DNA from Candidatus Pantoea bituminis:
AACGTTTCGTGAAGCACCCAATTTACGGTAAATTCATTAAGCGTACGACCAAGCTGCACATCCATGACGAGAACAACGAATGTGGTATCGGTGACGTGGTTGAAATCCGCGAATGCCGTCCACTGTCTAAGACTAAGTCTTGGACGCTGGTTCGCGTTGTAGAGAAAGCGATTCTGTAATAGAATTCGCCCTCTTTAAAAATCTGATGAACGGCTCGCAAGAGCCGTTCATTTTTCTACCCATCTGCGAGAACCGGTGTTATAATGCCGCGCCCTCAATTATGGGGCTTTCTAACGACCTGAGGTCTAGGTCCCGAAGTAGTAGTTGACATTAGCGGAGCACTAAAATGATCCAAGAACAGACTATGCTGAACGTCGCCGACAACTCCGGTGCACGTCGCGTAATGTGTATCAAGGTTCTGGGTGGCTCGCACCGTCGCTACGCAGGCGTCGGCGATATCATCAAAGTTACCATCAAGGAAGCAATTCCGCGTGGTAAGGTGAAAAAAGGTGATGTCCTGAAGGCGGTAGTGGTGCGCACCAGGAAGGGTGTTCGTCGCCCGGACGGTTCTGTCATTCGCTTCGATGGTAATGCATGCGTTATTTTAAACAATAACAGTGAGCAGCCTATCGGTACGCGTATTTTTGGGCCGGTAACTCGTGAACTTCGTACTGAAAAGTTCATGAAAATTATCTCTCTGGCACCAGAAGTACTCTAAGGAGCGAACAATGGCAGCTAAAATCCGTCGTAACGACGAAGTTATCGTGTTAACCGGTAAAGATAAAGGTAAGCGCGGTAAAGTTAAGAATGTCCTGTCTTCTGGCAAGGTCATTATTGAAGGTATCAACCTGGTGAAGAAACATCAGAAGCCGGTTCCGGCTCTGAACCAACCAGGTGGCATCGTTGAAAAGGAAGCTGCAGTGCAGGTTTCTAACGTTGCACTGTTCAATACGGCAACTGGCAAGGCAGACCGTGTAGGCTTTAGATTCGAAGACGGCAAAAAGTCCGTTTCTTTAAATCTAATAGCGAAACTATCAAGTAATTTGGAGTAGTACGATGGCGAAACTGCATGATTACTACAAAGACGAAGTAGTCCAGAAACTCATGACAGAGTTTGGCTACAATTCTGTCATGCAAGTCCCTCGGGTCGAGAAGATCACCCTGAACATGGGTGTAGGTGAAGCGATCGCTGACAAGAAACTGCTGGATAACGCAGCAGCTGACTTGGCAGCAATCTCCGGCCAAAAGCCGTTAGTCACCAAAGCACGCAAATCAGTTGCAGGCTTCAAAATCCGTCAGGGCTATCCGATCGGCTGTAAAGTAACTCTGCGTGGCGAACGCATGTGGGAGTTCTTTGAGCGTCTGGTCACCATTGCTGTTCCACGTATCCGTGACTTCCGTGGCCTGTCCGCTAAGTCATTCGATGGTCGTGGCAACTACAGCATGGGTGTACGTGAGCAGATCATCTTCCCAGAAATCGACTATGACAAAGTCGATCGCGTTCGTGGTTTGGATATCACCATTACCACTACTGCGAAATCTGATGATGAAGGCCGTGCTCTGCTGGCTGCCTTTGACTTCCCGTTCCGTAAGTAAGGTAGGGTTACTTAATGGCTAAGCAATCTATGAAAGCACGCGAAGTTAAGCGTGCGAATTTAGCAGACAAATTCTTCGCAAAACGCGCTGAACTGAAAGCGATCATTTCTGATGTGAACGCTTCCGACGAAGATCGTTGGGATGCTGTTCTGAAGCTGCAGAGTCTGCCGCGTGATTCCAGCCCTTCACGTCAGCGTAACCGCTGCCGTCAAACAGGTCGTCCGCACGGTTTCCTGCGGAAGTTTGGGTTGAGCCGTATCAAGGTCCGTGAAGCCGCAATGCGCGGTGAAATCCCGGGTCTTAAAAAGGCTAGCTGGTAATTGTCACCAATTGAATCACGGGAGTAACACAGATGAGCATGCAAGATCCGATCGCGGATATGCTGACCCGTATCCGTAACGGTCAGGCCGCAAACAAAGTTGCGGTCATCATGCCCTCTTCCAAGCTGAAATTGGCAATTGCCAACGTGCTGAAAGAAGAAGGCTATATTGAAGATTTTAAAATCGAAGGCGACATCAAGCAGGAACTGGAACTTACTCTTAAGTATTTCCAGGGAAAAGCTGTTGTAGAAAGCATTCAGCGAGTAAGCCGTCCTGGTCTGCGCATCTATAAGAAAAAGATGAGCTGCCAAAGGTAATGGCTGGTATGGGCATCGCTGTAGTTTCTACATCTAAAGGTGTCATGACTGATCGTGCAGCGCGCCAAGCTGGTCTTGGTGGCGAAATTATCTGCTACGTAGCGTAATCGGAGGATACTATGTCTCGTGTTGCTAAAGCACCTGTCGTTGTTCCTGCCGGCGTAGAGGTAAAACTCAACGGTCAGGTAATTTCGATTAAAGGTAAAAACGGCGAGCTGACTCGTACTATCAATGATGCTGTTGAAGTTAAGCATGCTGACAACGCTCTTACTTTCGCTCCACGCGAAGGTTTCGTTGATGGCTGGGCGCAAGCGGGTACTTCTCGCGCGCTGCTTAACGGAATGGTTATCGGTGTTACCGAAGGCTTCACTAAGAAGCTGCAGCTGGTTGGTGTAGGTTATCGTGCTGCCATTAAAGGCAACGTAGTTAACCTGTCTCTGGGTTTCTCTCATCCAGTAGATCACCAGCTGCCCGCGGGTATCACTGCAGAGTGTCCGACTCAGACTGAAATCGTACTGAAAGGTGCAGATAAACAGTTGATCGGCCAGGTTGCAGCTGACTTGCGCGCCTACCGTCGTCCTGAGCCTTATAAAGGCAAGGGTGTCCGTTACGCCGACGAAGTCGTGCGTACCAAAGAGGCTA
This window harbors:
- the rpsQ gene encoding 30S ribosomal protein S17, producing MTDKIRTLQGRVISDKMQKSAVVAIERFVKHPIYGKFIKRTTKLHIHDENNECGIGDVVEIRECRPLSKTKSWTLVRVVEKAIL
- the rplN gene encoding 50S ribosomal protein L14 is translated as MIQEQTMLNVADNSGARRVMCIKVLGGSHRRYAGVGDIIKVTIKEAIPRGKVKKGDVLKAVVVRTRKGVRRPDGSVIRFDGNACVILNNNSEQPIGTRIFGPVTRELRTEKFMKIISLAPEVL
- the rplE gene encoding 50S ribosomal protein L5, which gives rise to MAKLHDYYKDEVVQKLMTEFGYNSVMQVPRVEKITLNMGVGEAIADKKLLDNAAADLAAISGQKPLVTKARKSVAGFKIRQGYPIGCKVTLRGERMWEFFERLVTIAVPRIRDFRGLSAKSFDGRGNYSMGVREQIIFPEIDYDKVDRVRGLDITITTTAKSDDEGRALLAAFDFPFRK
- the rpsN gene encoding 30S ribosomal protein S14 — encoded protein: MAKQSMKAREVKRANLADKFFAKRAELKAIISDVNASDEDRWDAVLKLQSLPRDSSPSRQRNRCRQTGRPHGFLRKFGLSRIKVREAAMRGEIPGLKKASW
- the rplF gene encoding 50S ribosomal protein L6, which encodes MSRVAKAPVVVPAGVEVKLNGQVISIKGKNGELTRTINDAVEVKHADNALTFAPREGFVDGWAQAGTSRALLNGMVIGVTEGFTKKLQLVGVGYRAAIKGNVVNLSLGFSHPVDHQLPAGITAECPTQTEIVLKGADKQLIGQVAADLRAYRRPEPYKGKGVRYADEVVRTKEAKKK